Genomic segment of Parageobacillus genomosp. 1:
TCATCGCGTCATGCGCAACATGGTAATACACATCTCCGGTGACGTACACGTCCGCACCAGCCGACTTGGCCTGTGAAATATATTTGTTTCCGTCTCCGCCCACGACCGCGACCTTTTGCACTGTATCTTGTAAATTGCCAACAACTCGAACCGCCGGCACATCCAACGTTTTTTTCACATGCTCGGCAAACTCATTAAGCACCATTGCTCGCGGCAAGCGGCCAATTCTTCCTAATCCAAACGTTTTTCCTTTGTTGTCAAGCGGATAGATGTCGTATGCCACTTCTTCATACGGATGAGCCTGCAGCATCGCTGATACAACTTTATTCTGCAGAGAGGCTGGAACAATTGTCTCGATGCGCACCTCTTCTACTTTTTCCAGCTCTCCCGCCTTTCCGATAAACGGATTGGATCCTTCTAAAGGCAAAAACGTACCGATCCCGCGGCCATTAAACGTACAGTGGCTATAGTTGCCGATATGACCTGCCCCCGCGTTGCCGATTGCCTCCCGAACAAGGTCGGCATGTGTTTCCGGAACATAAACGACCAATTTTTTCAGCGGCTCTTCATACGTTGGAACGAGCACCTCTACTTGCTCCAATCCTAGCGCTTCCGCCAGCCAGTCATTGACCCCTCCATCGGCGATATCTAAATTCGTATGGGCGGCATAAATAGCAATGCCATGTTTTAGGCATTTTTCTATCATGCGCCCTTGCGCCTGATCGGTAACGAGCTGCTTTAACGGACGGTAAAGCGGTGGATGATGAGCGATGATGAAATCGACTCCTTCGGCGACCGCCTCATCGATAACATCCTCCAAAACATCTAAGGCGATCATCACTTTTTTCACCGGTTTATTTAACGTTCCGATTTGCAAACCGATTCTATCGCCCTCCATTGCCAGGTGTTTCGGAGCAAGCTGTTCCAACAGCCCGATGATTTCATAACCGTATGGAAGTTTGCTCACTGTAATGCCTCCTCCACAAGCTTGATTTTTTCCTCCAGCTCCCGTTTTTTTGCCAGCGCAGATTCCGTTTCTGCCTTTTCAGCGAGTTGACGGACGATCCGCTTCCAATGTTCCAGTTCATGACGCCATTTCTCTAAAAACACATCTTTTTTTTCCTTCAGCAAAAACGGACCTAACAATAGTTCTGCCTCCATATCGGCATATGGTTTTTTTCCGTCGCCTTTTTCGGCCACGAGCACTTCGTAAATTCTTCCATCTTCTTTTAATATTCGTTCGGCGATCAACTCCCAGTCGTTATTCATCAGCCATTTGCGCACGATATCGGCCCCGACATTCGGCTGCAAAATAAGCCTTTTTACACCGAAAAGCTTATTTTTTCCGGCTTCCAAAATATTCGCAATCAATGTACCGCCCATCCCGGCAATCGTAATGCAGTCGACTTCGCCGGGAGCGATGACTGCTAAGCCGTCACCTTTCCGTACGGAAATGACATGGGAAAGCCCCGCTTTTTCCACCTGCTGTTTCGCCGAGCGGAGCGGGCCATCCGCCACTTCCCCTGCTACTGCCTTTGTAATATATCCATGCAAATATGCGTAGCACGGCAAATATGCGTGATCGGAGCCGATATCAGCGAGCGTGGCGCCTTTGGGAATGAAAGAAGCGACGGTTTCTAGGCGTTTCGACAGACGAAATTCATTCATGGTGCTTTTCACATCCCTTTTCTTCTTCTGTGTATTGTACCACAAACAAAAAATCCCTTCACCTAAGGAAGGGATTTTTTGTTTATTTCAGCTTAGAAAGCCATTTTGCCATTTCATCCGCTTTTTCCGGCGGAACAAGGCCTGGAGGCATGTTGCCACGACCGTGTTGGATCACGTCTTTAATTTGGTCAAGCGAAAGCCGTTGACCTACTCCTTTTAATGCCGGACCAACCCCGCCTTCATAATTTTGTCCATGACAGCTGCTGCAAGTTTGTTGGTAAAATTGTTCGGGATTGGCCGCAGCGGTTTGTTCTGTTTTCTCGCCGCCTTTTTTCTCTTTCGCGAGCTCTTTCGCGTCACCAAGCCCTTTAAATGAAAGCCCAAGAGTAAGTCCGATCCCAAACAACATAATGATAAAGAATGGGATTAACGGGTTTCGATTCATCTTTTTTTACCTCCCTTATGTATGACCATTGTTCAATAAATATAACCACTACAAACAATTTTAT
This window contains:
- a CDS encoding Nif3-like dinuclear metal center hexameric protein, with product MSKLPYGYEIIGLLEQLAPKHLAMEGDRIGLQIGTLNKPVKKVMIALDVLEDVIDEAVAEGVDFIIAHHPPLYRPLKQLVTDQAQGRMIEKCLKHGIAIYAAHTNLDIADGGVNDWLAEALGLEQVEVLVPTYEEPLKKLVVYVPETHADLVREAIGNAGAGHIGNYSHCTFNGRGIGTFLPLEGSNPFIGKAGELEKVEEVRIETIVPASLQNKVVSAMLQAHPYEEVAYDIYPLDNKGKTFGLGRIGRLPRAMVLNEFAEHVKKTLDVPAVRVVGNLQDTVQKVAVVGGDGNKYISQAKSAGADVYVTGDVYYHVAHDAMMLGLNIVDPGHNVEKVMKQGLARFLEAEFAKRQFAASVYVSKVHTDPFTFV
- a CDS encoding tRNA (adenine(22)-N(1))-methyltransferase; this encodes MNEFRLSKRLETVASFIPKGATLADIGSDHAYLPCYAYLHGYITKAVAGEVADGPLRSAKQQVEKAGLSHVISVRKGDGLAVIAPGEVDCITIAGMGGTLIANILEAGKNKLFGVKRLILQPNVGADIVRKWLMNNDWELIAERILKEDGRIYEVLVAEKGDGKKPYADMEAELLLGPFLLKEKKDVFLEKWRHELEHWKRIVRQLAEKAETESALAKKRELEEKIKLVEEALQ
- the cccA gene encoding cytochrome c550 is translated as MNRNPLIPFFIIMLFGIGLTLGLSFKGLGDAKELAKEKKGGEKTEQTAAANPEQFYQQTCSSCHGQNYEGGVGPALKGVGQRLSLDQIKDVIQHGRGNMPPGLVPPEKADEMAKWLSKLK